The sequence ACCCTTAAGGGTATTATTATTTTATGAGGACATTCAATTATTACAAAGTTAACTATGACTCTTTTAAGGGTGTATTTAGATGCATTAATAACTTCAATTAAGAGAGCTTAAGTTGCATCAAGAATGAAAGATCTAATCACAGGTTAATagataaaaatcaggccagtacAATAATAGGCCGGTGTACGCTGTTTTCTATGGTctagcccacctaatgattggaccAGCATGATTTCATATGGATGCCAAGTGGGCTCCAAAATGCTAACTCAGATTTCTAGAAAAGAAGATGAGTTCTGGTCATTCAAACCTCCAAAAAGGCAGCTAGGCTATTTTATCTGCTTGCTtggtaaaaaaaaacattgcTACTTTATCTGCTTGCTTGGTAAAAAAAAACACTACTATTCAATAATATCGAGAAGGAACTAACATTTTGAGCTGAAATTTTGGTTTGAACATTCGCGAAATCCCAATTATTTCATGAACACGTGAGCACTGACACCTCAAGAACACagttaggatttttattttatttttttttatgtgggGGGGGgctgggggggtggggggtgatGAGGTCAGGATTATTGCaatttcaaagttcaagtggctgATTTCACTAGTTCAGATCATTCTGTGTTTTTTGGAGAACTCACCAGGCATTGAATTTCTTGAATGCTTCAAACAGCACGTGCTTCAGTTAAGGGCCAGTCCAAATTTTAGAATATTGACACTGCAAgaacaaaacaaaaggaaaaataaataaaaggtttTGATATGAACGCAGTGTTAAGTGTCAGAAATACTTGAGGCTTGTCCAACAAGATGATATCTGAAaaagtaggggtggcaatgggccaggtcaGGTAGCCCACCAATCTGACGGGCCGGACCTGGCTTTTGGCCAAGCTTGTACCTACTATGGCCGATGGATAGGCTTGGGCTCACATCCATGGCCTAtcgatttttgggctcaagtcatttgaGCCCACCGACCCGACTTTATATGTACGTGTTATATACTATAAGTATGCCATTCCAATCCACCATCATTAGTGTAGGCCATTAGATTCATTCCTCTAATATGactatttttgtgcatgtgtagcccacttggtCAACTGGTAGATTAGAAGCATTAAAGTGGGAAGCAGGGATTTTTAAGGTTTCCAGACCAGGCCAGATCGGGCCAGGCCTGGGTCCAACCAATTTTTTTGGGCTCCGACTTGAGTCTGCTGCTAGGCCATGCTAGGATTAGGCCTTGGGTCTAGCCTGGCCCAGccgcccagcccattgccaccctactAAACAGGGGTGTGCTCCGGTGGCACTAGCACCACCTTAAAGCTTACCGCTGTACCAACcagatgtgaggcccacatgatgtatgcatcacatccaacccatccatcagatgtggATCTCATGTTACCCTAAATCCCAGAAATCAGATCAatcgaaaactcaggtgggacacagcACAATGGACAAATTAGGAGGGTATGCCATGTTGCACTAAGGCGAATCTCACTTGCAagccaacctgatttttggacagCCCGCCCGTCATGCCAAATGGAAggtctgaatggcctggattccATATAAACAACAAGGTGATTCCCCCAGGTAAATCAGGGATTGGGTCCCCTCTCAACTTgttccctgttgtgtggcccacctgattaacggATCAGCATGACTTTTGGCCCTGGAAGTAACATGGGCTGACGCATCTTATGGAAGGGTTGGGTATCATGcatgcatcacgtgggcctaACATATGCCTGGTATGACCATACAGCTAACGGAGGTACCACTGGACTGCACCCAGTCTTACAAAGATCAGTATTAAGTTATTCGAGCATGAGACCTACTGAGGCCACTCATGTGAGTAGGATTACAATCCTATTTCCTGAGAGCATAAGCATGAGTACCCCTTGCATTTCTCTAAGAGCATGAGCCACAAATAGGGTAATTTGTATTTGAAACAAACCTGAAACAGATCTACTGCCTACTATGGATATCCACACTCTCATTGTGACTGGCAGAGGTGGCCGCCAACTTGGCAACAACTTGTTCTTCTGAAAGAGGAAGGTAATAGATGCGAGGATTAGTGCGTGTTTTCCTGAATAGGTCATCAAGTGTCACAGGTGGATTGAGATTCCTGGGAGGCGGCGGCAAAAGCCTCTCTCGGACAGAGGAAGGATGGGGGTAGGGGGGCGGCAGAGGAAGCGGAGGTGGTGGAGGCAACTGCTGACGGGGTGGTGATAGTGGCTGCTTTGGTGGTGGAGGCAGCTGCTGCCTGGGTGGTGGAGGTGGAGGTAGCTGCTGCCTGGGGGGCATAGGGAGCTGCTGCCTGGGTGGTAGAGGCGGCTGCTGCTGTCTGGGAGGCAGAGGTTGCTGACCAAGGGGCTGCAGTGTCTGACGCAAACGTTGAAACTTCGAAGGTGGTGGTGTTGCCCGAACACGAGAAGAGGTCAACGCAGGAACAGTTGATGGTGGTGCTTGAGGTCCTTCGACCTTGACCTTGACATCTCCAGGGTCAACAAACTCGACAATCAATAGACGGCCACCATTCATAGGCCACTGGGAATTGTATAGTGCATCTCGGGTTGCCACTGCTTCCTCCACCGAAGAATACTGACATCATAACAAGGCAATGAAAGCAAGCTAAATCAAACCAACAGGAGGGAAAAAGAACAGTACCAAAAAACAGAATATAAAAAGGCAGAAAAAACAATACCATACGAACAAATGTGATTTTGGAAACATGATGAAAATTGAGATTGAAAAGAAATGAGGTTAGTCCTAATTCTTGCCGTGACATAACAATGAGTCTTGATCTCATCCATCCAGAAGCTGCAGACAGTTCCAGTCTTTGAGAGAAGCTCTTGTATAGCTTTCAATGTAAATGGTCGAAGGAAATTGTCTATTCTCAAAGAAGTCGTTGGAGATCGCTGCGGTGGGGGAACTGCAAAAACAAATAAACAGGTTGATTGCGAAGCAAATACTAGTCCCTGCTGTTCTCAAACAGAGGAACAGTCAATAGTTTGCCACGTGACTTCTAGCTTGTTGCAGAGGAAGCCCGTGATTGAGAAGCCATACGAACCATCAGACAACCCATGTTTTTAAATGACTGATGGAAGTTTAATAGTGCCCAGGGCAATAACCACTGCAGAGTTGAGACTAATAGATAGCATTTGCAGTTGAAAAGACCCAGGCAATGGAAAAATGAGAGTCGCAATCAATAGAATTGCATACAGTGTTATCAATAAACCAAACACTTCGCCaccatcagaaaaaaaaaaaaaaatactccaGCAACAATGCaggcatgcctaaatacacaaaCACAAGCATCCCTACCCTATCACATCCACATAGAAATAGACTCATCATCATGCCTTGTCCCAGTTCTTTGGGTTCTGCACAAGTACGTGCACAACCACACatgcaccacacacacacacacacacacacaagtatgCAGACATATACATCCATGCCTATCTACATTGGTCGATGCAAAATATTTTGACTTATGAGGCATTATGCAATCCCAGGCAGAAAGCTTGCACAGTATTTTTCAGGTTTTATTCAGTGAACCAAAACATTAACATTATGTTCCCACTTGAATGCGCTGAACTAACTCCCACACAAAGCATTGTACAGTagcccccccttttttttggcAATTGTACCTCAAATTTTATGCACAGAAAATCAGAATCCTGTGTGTACGATAGGATGGGGAGTTGGCTTCTTACCAATTCGTTCCATCAGGATGTCTCCATGAAGTGAGGAATCAGACCTGGCAGGCAGGGGAATCAACTTGGGACCATCTCTAGGTCTTGGATAATTGGGAGCTGGGGCAGCAGTGGGAGATTTTCCAGGAACTTCTGCCAGTTTGAATGCCTCTGCTTCCACACAGGAAAGCTGCCCAAACTCAATCATCTTTAACTCATTCACACCATTCCGTTTGCGCTGCCTTCTCAAAGATTTGCTCTCTGATGGTGGCTCATCTGGAAAAAGAGGGTAACACCTTGAGAACATGTATAGAAAATGGAACACTGACCACAGAGGTGGTAGAACTTTCCCTCAGAACTACTGGATATATGAAAGTGGAAAAACATTTTATAACCTTGCCAACAAAAGAAGCATGCATGACTAAAATATGCATGCTTCGTAAATGCATGATGTGTTTGATATTTTTTCCGTTGATCACAATGCCTTTAAGCTTTATGTACTGTTTCCTTTCAATCTTTGGGTTATCTATTGTTGTTTCTCCCAAGTGACTTTTCTGTGCATTTGCTTGCTTGAGAaaggactaaaaaaaaaaaaagaagaagctttcCTATGATtgcaatttgtttttcttttctcattttttatCCATGCATATGTTTACACAAGTCCGATGCATGTACAGATATACTATGGAGTTTAACATTTatattttgtttttccttttctcctttgTTTTATGCATATATATGTTTACATAAGTCGGATGCATGTATGGATATACTATGGAGTTTAACATTTTATGTTTTGTTTTGCATGCATTTCGATAGTTTTTTATATTTGGGAAAAGATTCTGTTGCTCAATGTGGACAGAGTCAGTGGCAGGTGGAGGTGGCAACTCGCCAGGTCAAGCCTGACCCTTTATTTTTAATTACTTGAAAGGTAGAACTGACCCAATTATTAATCAGGCCCAGGTCCAGCCATTTCAATGATCTAGCCTTCGATTTCAGGCCCAAGGCCCACCCATTAACATCATAAAGGGACCTGTTCTGGGGCTCAAGTTGGGCATCAACGATAGACAAACcaagcctgtcctgatttcagcCTAAATCATTCAGCTTTGCCTGGATGAGCGAGGAGAAGAAACATGAAGATGAGGAgataactttttttttattttttattttttacaatatAATATTCTAAAATATATTCCGTAGAAAATAGAGGCTGAGGTTCCTGTTTGTGTCAAACAAGTAACTTCCCTGCTGTGCACTGATTTGTACATGCAGGACACATGGCTCGTTTATCCAAGCTATTAATCCAATGgttcccatcatggatggaccatgcccaaaaaacCTCTCAAATTGGAAGATCTTAACCATCAAAGCTATTTTCTATTCTCctttgaatgtggacagttggtGCGTTCCTTTGTAAACATGTATTTACATACCAACCATGGAAAGGTTTCTTGACAGAATGAAGAGAAGTATTAGGCATGATTCTTCCATGAGCGGGCGATCAGTTCATATGGCTTGGTAAACCAAccatggccccacatgtacagatTTGGTACAAACAGTAAAGTTCCCTGTTCAGCGCAAAGAGGAAACTGGCTTGGTAAACCAACCATGACCCCACATGTACAGATTTGGTACAAACAGTAAAGTTCCCTGTTCAGCGCAAAGAGGGAACTTGGCCTCTAGAAAATGATAAAAGCCATTTTCTTAAGCCACCTGTTCAACCCAACCCGGTGACTGACCAAGTCCCAAGCTTAgtcttgaagaagaagaatgtcaaACACGCTGATCTCAGGGTGACTCAGTTGGTACCAGGCCCCTCATTCTAGCATGATTTGACCTATTTTCCAAAGTTGAACAAGAAGAATTGAGAAGCAAAAGGAGTGGGAAGAGAAGGAGGAGAAGCAAGAGGCATCAAAGAATACAAAtgatcatatttttatgatatcttctTCTACTATACAAATGCAAAAGATCAGCTTTTAACGATATCTTCTTTAACTATAAAATTGCAAAAGATCATGTTTTAACGATATCTTCTTCTATTACACACACTTTGAGGTCTGTGTCATGGCTTCACGCTCTGAGGTTGAGGGTTCAAGGAGTCGATGCCATCATCATAGAAAACAAATAGGAAAACAACTAAAATTTCAAATGGCATTAAAGTCTCAAAATACCATGTGTATGGGACCATATAGGGCTTTATACACAACCATACTGTCCCTTGTGCCAAACGGTTGGTGTCCATTGGCTAATAAATCATGCACAGGTTACTTTTTAGAATATAAACAGCCAATCATGGATTGGAGTCCAAAGCCCATCCGGTTGGGCCTAAAAAGCCCATTTCATAACATGTGATCAAGTTGGACCCACATTGGCTGTCCTGTAATACACATGGCGTGGGACTCAATTCCATCATAAATGGTGGGAAATAATGAGCACACTAATCCCGAGTGCTCCATGGATGCATTCAACTCATGCTCTATGTACCTTTCCCCCTTCTTGTTTTCTTCATAAAATTAAAGGGGAGCATTGAGTCGGTCTGGATCATATCGAACTCAGTGAATCAGAGGGGGGCATTTGGTTGGATGAGTTCATGCCCAATACAAAAGTAGCATAAATAACTAAATAAGTAATTCTCAGCAATAACTAAAACATAAAGATATTGGAAAAGCATGAACAAGTTGATCGTCACCTTCAATTTTTCTCTTTTGGCCATGCTGATCCAAAGACTCACTCTTGCCAGAAAAACAATTATCATCGACAGAGTATTGATCTGCCACAGCATCAAATGCATCATCTTCCTCCACCTGAAGAGATTCAGGGATGTCAATCTTTTCTCTTGTATCCTCATCATTCGAGATGGCATCTATCATCTGTTTCTCCATCACATCCTCTTCCACTGATTCTCCAAGAAAATTTCcaccaccattgaaattttctgaAGGCCCACCACCAATACCAACATTTTGGTCACTAACGTCAACATCCACTGCATGACTAACCTCTACCCGTTCAGTAGCAATCTGCCGACCACTTTCAACTTGAACATTCGACATGTTGATACCACCACCATCATTAGAAACAAGGTGTAACACCTCAGTAttcattgatgcaggtactaaaTGGACACTTTTAGTATTCAAATCACTCTTTAGTTCATTTTCTTGATTAATTGACAAAGGGCAAGTAGAAGGACAGTTTACCACCTGACTGACTGTCTCAGTTACCTGGTAACTGGTTCGGGATATAGGGAGTTGGCTTTCATCAGCAACCAGAGCATCTGCTTCCTTCAACTCATTCCTGCAAAAGTCATTCTGAGAATCAATTGAATAGCTGTTTTCAACTGGGACGACAACAACGTTATCAACCTCACTGCACTCAGGATCAAATTTATATGCCAATTTCACGTCTTGATCTCCATGAACTTGATCAAGACCTGCCAGTCCGCCACTGTTGTCGTTGTTCACTGAACTCACATCGTCATCCAACACCAGGGCCTTCTCTGATTTCATGCTTTGATCTCCATTGATTTTATCAAGACCCACCACTCTGGAATTACCATCATTGTTAGCTGAATTCATATCGTCACCCACCAGCTGGGACTTCTCTGATTCAGACCCATCACCATCGTCAGCTTCCACGCATCCTTCCTTAACTGTGTCTGAATTGGCAGTTGGTTGAGAACTAGTAAATTCATTGCCAATTTCTTTTTTCTCCCTCTGTTCTTCATTGAGGACTTCTTTGAGCCGCCTCACTAAGTCCTCCTTCAAACCGTTTGTTGGTCTATTCCTCCTCTTAAGCTCATACTTCAACTCCATAACCCTCCACTGAAGAAGGGGACGATCCCAAAGCGAAGGGTCTTGCATCGACATTTCTAGAATTCCAAGAAAAgaatttgtaaagaaacataatcaGAACCTTCAAAATAAAAGCTAGTTAAAAGAGCAACATGCAAGCATAAAACTGTTCAAACAAGTAACACTTCATCAAAAATACAAATTATCAGACTTGTCTTTGGGTGGGGGGACTACAAGCCCAGCTAAATTCAGAATAAAATCAATTGAAAACTCACAACCATTTTGCACACATGTACAGATTACAGATGCACACAAAATATGAGGGAAAATATATTGTAGAATCTTCTATAAACCTAATAGCCCAGCCAATTCCCTTGACTTGAATCTGAATTAAAGAAACCCAACCCACCCACTAGATTCATCTGCAAAACTGAATTATGCAGACACCACAGAAAACAAATCCACCAAAAACATCCATATTCATCGCCAAAGGTAAAACCCCAGAAAATATAAAGAGCTGTGACTAATGTTCGACATCATCAACTGCAACTAAAGCAATAAAATCATATACAAACCAAGAAATCCGACACGCTGAAAAATTGAATAAATGGGAGGATCAGCAAGCAAATAAAATTTTACGGAACCTTGTGCAATTAGCaaatgcaaaaaataataataaaaataataataataataataacatgcaAATTCATCACACGATCACTCATCTCATGCTGTAGGGAAAATTGTGAAAGCAAAGGCCTGAAGTTATGCTAACTACAAAACTAGGC is a genomic window of Magnolia sinica isolate HGM2019 chromosome 15, MsV1, whole genome shotgun sequence containing:
- the LOC131227063 gene encoding uncharacterized protein LOC131227063, which gives rise to MSMQDPSLWDRPLLQWRVMELKYELKRRNRPTNGLKEDLVRRLKEVLNEEQREKKEIGNEFTSSQPTANSDTVKEGCVEADDGDGSESEKSQLVGDDMNSANNDGNSRVVGLDKINGDQSMKSEKALVLDDDVSSVNNDNSGGLAGLDQVHGDQDVKLAYKFDPECSEVDNVVVVPVENSYSIDSQNDFCRNELKEADALVADESQLPISRTSYQVTETVSQVVNCPSTCPLSINQENELKSDLNTKSVHLVPASMNTEVLHLVSNDGGGINMSNVQVESGRQIATERVEVSHAVDVDVSDQNVGIGGGPSENFNGGGNFLGESVEEDVMEKQMIDAISNDEDTREKIDIPESLQVEEDDAFDAVADQYSVDDNCFSGKSESLDQHGQKRKIEDEPPSESKSLRRQRKRNGVNELKMIEFGQLSCVEAEAFKLAEVPGKSPTAAPAPNYPRPRDGPKLIPLPARSDSSLHGDILMERIVPPPQRSPTTSLRIDNFLRPFTLKAIQELLSKTGTVCSFWMDEIKTHCYVTYSSVEEAVATRDALYNSQWPMNGGRLLIVEFVDPGDVKVKVEGPQAPPSTVPALTSSRVRATPPPSKFQRLRQTLQPLGQQPLPPRQQQPPLPPRQQLPMPPRQQLPPPPPPRQQLPPPPKQPLSPPRQQLPPPPPLPLPPPYPHPSSVRERLLPPPPRNLNPPVTLDDLFRKTRTNPRIYYLPLSEEQVVAKLAATSASHNESVDIHSRQ